A window of the Branchiostoma floridae strain S238N-H82 chromosome 12, Bfl_VNyyK, whole genome shotgun sequence genome harbors these coding sequences:
- the LOC118427023 gene encoding zinc finger protein 211-like, protein MDFVYGRDFHDHLASHNKEKKHVCTVCGNSYARRSSLLQHRRLHDPDGHKCYIFEKFFPKDARLKEHQVIHSGETQHVCDVCQKKFKYKRGLITHMRQLHPQGDERPAKCTVCSKEFKCEQYLKRHMCRSIFAEQLKYAQSERADIVTMEKAGYKDVNLTDVIRFFTGDNPAQWVEMGEQHQGTYGCSAGCGAPIDRFTGLGPASWGIVSA, encoded by the exons ATGGACTTTGTGTATGGCCGAGACTTTCATGACCATCTGGCCAGTCACAACAAGGAGAAGAAGCATGTGTGCACTGTCTGTGGCAACAGTTACGCAAGAAGGTCCAGTCTGCTACAGCACAGGAGACTGCATGACCCAGATGGACACAAATGCTACATATTTGAGAAATTCTTCCCAAAAGACGCCAGACTGAAAGAACACCAGGTTATCCACTCTGGAGAAACTCAGCATGTGTGTGATGTATGCCAGAAGAAGTTCAAGTACAAAAGGGGCTTGATCACTCACATGAGACAATTGCATCCACAAGGGGATGAAAGACCAGCAAAGTGCACAGTTTGTTCGAAAGAGTTTAAGTGTGAACAGTACCTGAAGAGACACAT GTGCAGATCCATATTCGCAGAACAACTAAAGTATGCACAATCCGAGAGGGCAGACATTGTAACGATGGAGAAGGCAGGATACAAAGATGTAAACCTGACCGATGTCATTCGTTTCTTTACCGGAGATAACCCGGCACAGTGGGTGGAGATGGGAGAGCAGCATCAGGGGACATACGGCTGCTCGGCAGGCTGCGGTGCCCCCATAGATCGCTTCACGGGCCTGGGCCCGGCATCCTGGGGTATTGTTTCCGCCTAG
- the LOC118427024 gene encoding sporozoite surface protein 2-like encodes MGSEKRGGEPGELRLKIEWYHRPGAPKAQGDANPNNQPSIQELNPINNRCQEPIYVSRDQDTKPTHISNTEDSNQTNQSSTQDPSQMFQPNTQDSNPVNSSNSQDPKQTYPPNTHCPNKMYPLVNTDDPNQTYPPNTQDQNHTYQPNTQDLNQPCPANTRDLNQPCPPNTRDQNQMCPPNTRDPNQMYQPNTFDLNQTCPPNTRDLNHTCPPNTRDQNQMYQPNARNQNQMCPLNTQDPNQMYQPNTFDQNQMCTLNTQEPNQIYEPNTRDKNQMCPPNTRDPNQMCPPNTQNPNQTCPPNTRDENKMCPPNTQDPNQMYQPNTFDQNHMCPLNTQEPNQIYQPNTQDSNPVYPQNTQHPNPIYSSNTQNSNQMETPKSQDSNPMYAANTIDQNQPYPPNTRDENQMCPPNTRDKNQMCPPNTRDENQMCPPNTRDPNQTCPPNNQDPNQTCPPNTRDENQLCPPNTRDPNQMCLPDTRDPNQMCLPDTRDPNQMCPPNTRDQNQPCPPNIRDQNQMCPSNTRDQNPTCQSNNHDLKLKCVSNALDPNPMYISSNQDPNSTSPPDAQDICIQQSLFTSKDDDNTSGNEYKNIPTPCDPTYANSDVDIEPYAVAYTCQDGMASGNAETGSKA; translated from the exons GACGCTAATCCAAACAACCAGCCAAGCATCCAGGAGCTGAATCCGATTAACAACCGGTGTCAGGAGCCGATCTACGTATCAAGAGACCAGGACACGAAACCAACGCACATATCAAATACCGAGGACTCCAACCAAACAAACCAGTCAAGCACCCAGGACCCAAGCCAGATGTTCCAACCAAACACTCAAGATTCAAATCCGGTGAACTCATCAAACAGCCAGGACCCGAAACAGACATATCCACCAAACACCCATTGCCCGAATAAGATGTACCCACTAGTAAACACCGATGACCCAAATCAGACGTACCCACCAAATACACAGGACCAGAATCATACGTACCAACCAAACACCCAAGACCTGAATCAGCCGTGCCCAGCAAACACCCGGGACCTGAATCAGCCGTGCCCGCCAAACACCCGGGACCAGAATCAGATGTGCCCACCAAACACCCGGGACCCGAATCAGATGTACCAGCCAAACACCTTTGACCTGAATCAGACTTGCCCGCCAAACACCCGCGATCTGAATCACACGTGCCCACCAAACACCCGGGACCAGAATCAGATGTACCAGCCAAACGCCCGGAACCAGAATCAGATGTGCCCACTAAACACTCAGGACCCGAATCAAATGTACCAGCCAAACACATTTGACCAGAATCAGATGTGCACACTTAACACCCAGGAACCGAATCAGATATACGAACCAAACACCCGGGACAAGAATCAGATGTGCCCACCAAACACCCGGGACCCGAATCAGATGTGCCCACCAAACACCCAGAACCCGAATCAGACGTGCCCACCAAACACCCGGGACGAGAATAAGATGTGCCCACCAAACACCCAGGACCCGAATCAAATGTACCAGCCAAACACCTTTGACCAGAATCATATGTGCCCACTAAACACCCAGGAACCGAATCAGATATACCAACCAAACACTCAAGATTCAAATCCGGTATACCCGCAAAACACTCAGCACCCGAATCCTATATACTCTTCAAACACCCAAAACTCGAATCAAATGGAAACACCAAAATCCCAGGATTCAAATCCAATGTACGCAGCAAACACCATTGACCAGAATCAGCCGTACCCACCAAACACCCGGGACGAGAATCAGATGTGCCCACCAAACACCCGGGACAAGAATCAGATGTGCCCACCTAACACCCGGGACGAGAATCAGATGTGCCCACCAAACACCCGAGACCCGAATCAGACGTGCCCACCAAACAACCAGGACCCGAATCAGACGTGCCCACCAAACACCCGGGACGAGAATCAGTTGTGTCCACCAAACACCCGGGACCCGAATCAGATGTGCCTACCAGACACCCGGGACCCGAATCAGATGTGCCTACCAGACACCCGGGACCCGAATCAGATGTGCCCACCAAACACCCGGGACCAGAATCAGCCGTGCCCACCAAATATCCGGGACCAGAATCAGATGTGCCCATCAAACACCCGGGACCAGAATCCGACGTGCCAATCAAACAACCATGACTTGAAGCTAAAGTGCGTATCAAACGCCTTGGACCCGAATCCGATGTATATTTCAAGCAATCAGGATCCAAATTCGACATCTCCACCAGATGCTCAGGACATCTGCATTCAGCAATCATTATTCACGTCTAAAGACGATGACAACACATCTGGCAACGAATACAAAAATATACCAACACCTTGTGACCCAACTTATGCAAATAGCGATGTTGATATTGAACCATACGCTGTTGCATACACGTGTCAAGATGGCATGGCGTCGGGTAACGCTGAGACAGG TTCCAAGGcttaa